A region of the Arachis hypogaea cultivar Tifrunner chromosome 15, arahy.Tifrunner.gnm2.J5K5, whole genome shotgun sequence genome:
TATATTGATTCAATGATGCAATAAAAATTGACGGTAACAAATAAATAAGAACCAAGAgagtaaaaagtaaataaaataaaatgagaattgAACAATAAGAGCTTTATAACAATAAACAAGATGAATAAACATCAAATAACAAATTTCCCAATAATTAGATTACAATTCTTAACAACCAAAAAGTGGCAATCATAACAATCCTAATCGTTAAGCCAAAATGTTGTAAACTGCTATAACCAAAAGAGAAACTTTTTAAGTTTTGAAGATGTAATGATGTACCAGTAATTGTAACATGATAAACCTTAGTATATCTCATCATCAGGGATGTCTGGGTTCAGGAATTTCTTAGGGTCTTTACTTATTTCTTCATAATTCAGTGTTGATTTCACCCTTTCTGGAACTGGCATCAGAGGAATAATTCTATCTCTATCTATTACACCATCAATGATTCCATACTCAACTGCTTCAATTGGAGACATGTACCTATCCCTATCAATGTCTTTCTGGACTTGTTCGAATGAGCGACCGGTGAAGCTTGAAATAATTCTTGTGACGTTGTTCTTGTTGTGCATAACTTCTTTTGCCTGAATCTCTACATCTATAGCTTGTCCGCTGGCACCTCCAAGAGGCTGATGAATCATAATTCGTGTGTTTGGCATAGCAAGGCGCTTGCCTTTGGTGCCGCCACCGAGGATGATGGACGCAGTTGATGCTGCGATTCCGAGTGCAACTGTGGAAACATCAGCCCTCACAAGCTGTACGGCATCATAGATAGCCATCGTAGCACTAAATAAATGATATCATGAAAACCAAATTAGCGGTGGAAAATGACATCAAACTCAACAAAatattgcattgaaaaacaaTTAAACACTGATTCCTCATTTCCTAATTTCCCAACAGCACGCATAACCAATATGTTGTCACTACTTAGAAACAACATGGGCGAGAACATGTACATCTTGGTTTAATCAGCGTCAAACTATACAATACAAAAGGGAAAGTCAAAGAATGACAGCCATGATCTTCTGAAATCAAAAAAATCATTGTGTTTCAAAAAAGTAAAAGACATGTTAactaaggcttggtttggtaaaactttttcaAGAGGTGCTTGTGCTCTTAAAAAGTTCAAGTGCTTATACTTGCGGCTTTTAAAAGTTAGGagtgcttttgaaagcacctatgCGGGAGCTTTTTAAAGCTGGCTTGTgcttatcaaattttatttatttttctacacATATTTCCCGCTATTATATTGCCATTGAAATCCTTATTTCTAACTTCTCATCCTAaccttcacaaattctaacacagtcttcatatattttttatttttcaacataatcttcacaaatttcaacacaaatacatctcgatcacatattaggtatgaacttctatctatttatattatttttttgtgcattgtttttatattttttcagtaGATCTATgatgtttatttgttttttatctgtTCTTTGAATTGTGAAGAGGTTGACTTGGTTTATGAAAACCAATCATAAAATTTTCCTTGCATGAATATTaatcaaaattataataacaacatgtatatacatatgtaaatatagATATACAATTATAAGAGTAATTTATTTGAGATATGTGTCCCATTTTTTGTGATCTATAAAGGTGAgccaatatataaataattttttattttaaaattattttattttaaaatattatataaaattttaaaaaatttgaaaaaagaaattattcttcgttataattataaacatgtttattataattttttaagttttaaaaactgttttaccaaacacaattgtggtgcttatacttattaaaagtcatctttaatttgattttaccaaAACGTAAGTGCTGCAGCTTTTAAAAAGTtgtcttttaaaagacagctttcatgagctactttcaaaaagtaaaaactttaccaaaccaaacctaagaagggaagaaaaagaaacactTCATCTGAGTGGAGGCCTCCTATCTCTCTGCAACAAAGAATCCAAATCTCTAGTCTTAAAATTGACTAAAGCCGAAGTTTGAGATGTTAAAGATATCTTGTAGGGGGAAGTACTCAGAGAATTTGGCCTATTTTGGGCAATAATGGACTCGCATCTTTTACAAAACATATGGAGAATTCAAGGTGCAATCAGGGGCTGATTTGATTGTGAGCTAATTCCATTAGAAAGCATGGTGATATAGTCATAATGATTAACGAATATACTAACGCAGGAGCTCAAAGTTACACCTTTCCTTCAAACCACAAGGAGGCAATGCAAAAAATGGGTAACAAGTTTTTTGACCAAAAACTAGAAAACGAGTTTGAAGGCCCTGATGTAAAGTTGTATACTAAGTTACTAAAAATCACAAACTAGATAATAGATATTAATATGATGGAAATGAGAGGAAACTTGGACTAATGAAGGAGTATCAACAAATCACTATTGATTCTTGAAACTAAATTGTTCAAGGCCAAATTTATAGCTAAAGCCTGCTCAATTGTCTAAAATCTCTAACCTGTCTCTCTTTATCCATATGGAACACAACTCTTTTCCAATGTCTATGTCAAATCCACATAAGAAagatacaaacttcaagtggctGTAGTTGTCTTTCCCTTGTTATTTTCCTCAATTGTTTGGTACAATTTCCATTTGAACCTCCAAATGCACCTATTTAAACAGTTTAAAAATTTTGCAAGCCAAAGGAACCTTTGAGGGGAAAAAAAACCAAAGCCGTCCATTGATTATCATGTTATTTGTTTATACCTGTGTTTATTTCCAAGTcatagttttaacttttaatgccAGCTACTGTGGAGCACTCAACCCTAAAAAAATGATATAGCAAGATGGGTTGTTACATGCCTAGGGAAAGTGTCATCTGGGTGAGAGGGCTGATAAATGCAAGTAGCGGATGTAATAGAGTTATTCTAAACCCCAGAAAGCTTCAGTCGAACCAGAAGCAAAACTGCAAAAGGCTCTAAACTATTAATGCAAAACAGTAGACAAGGAAAAAAGAAGGAGGTGGGGGGTTCTATCTTCAAATTCTAAATTAGCAACATTGCAATTATGCCTCCAATGCTATAATCAGAATAATATGCATACAAATTGTAATTCCTGTAAATGACTTGCACATTGCCATTTCGCAGCATAAATCACGAAAACAAAAACTCTCTGTCCAAGTCTTTTACATACTACAACCCATGAACCTAAATGCAGCTTGACATTACTGAAATAGTTAATACTTAAGACAAATTCACTTCAAACAAATTGCAATAACCTAGACCTTCATGAAGTATAATCCTTGATTCGAAATCATCAAACATTGAGCATCAGAACACAGCTAATCTAGTCAATGAAACTATATGACTGTGAATTTCATTGGAACTATAAATCAACCCCAAAGTTGGAACAGCATTACTCTAATGTACATCATAAGAACAATAATTCTAAATTCAAAACCACCATCAAACACTCTTAACTCAACTCAGCTAAACCATATAAACGGTGACCACATGAACTGAAACTCATTGCAAAACTTCTTTATGCAATTTGAAAGTAAGAGAAGTTTAAAAAAATCACCTGAGAGAACCACCAGGGGAATTGATGAAGAGCCTAATATCTTTGGTTGGGTCCTGAGCATCCAACAGCAACAACTGACTCATAACGGCGTCAGCAACGAAGTCATCGATGCTGCTGCCCAAGAACACGATCCTCTCTCTCAACAACAGACCCATCACGTCGCTCTCGGCACCTCTCAAGGCCGTGGCCGGCGTTTGGGGCGACGAGAGCTGAAAAGTGATACCAGGTTTTCGCGTTTGGGACCCAAAGTTTGCAGCTTTGGACGGTGCAGGGGAAGCGGCGGTGAGGTGGCAACGGAGTGGGGTTACGGTGGTTGAAGATTGGGGAAAATGGGTTTTGGGGTTAAACGAAGAAATGGGTGGCTTTGGAAAGAGGGTACGGAAGGGAGAACGAGAGAGCGAGAGAGAAGAAGTTGAAGGGTTAGAAGCTGAAAGTGAGAGCAAATCCATGGTGAAGtgtctgagagagagagagtgcgaGAAG
Encoded here:
- the LOC112747528 gene encoding ATP-dependent Clp protease proteolytic subunit 4, chloroplastic-like codes for the protein MDLLSLSASNPSTSSLSLSRSPFRTLFPKPPISSFNPKTHFPQSSTTVTPLRCHLTAASPAPSKAANFGSQTRKPGITFQLSSPQTPATALRGAESDVMGLLLRERIVFLGSSIDDFVADAVMSQLLLLDAQDPTKDIRLFINSPGGSLSATMAIYDAVQLVRADVSTVALGIAASTASIILGGGTKGKRLAMPNTRIMIHQPLGGASGQAIDVEIQAKEVMHNKNNVTRIISSFTGRSFEQVQKDIDRDRYMSPIEAVEYGIIDGVIDRDRIIPLMPVPERVKSTLNYEEISKDPKKFLNPDIPDDEIY